A genomic region of Streptosporangium lutulentum contains the following coding sequences:
- a CDS encoding MBL fold metallo-hydrolase yields MKLTKLRHACVRLEKGESTLVIDPGSFSEEAALDGADVVLITHEHFDHVDSDRLRTAAAANPSLEIWTNESVAALLTDVPAKIQVVRHGDAFDTAGFGVKVIGERHAPVHPDIPIIRNTGFLVDEEVFYPGDAFTPPGVEVPTLLVPTNAPWMKGLEMIAYLREVRPARAFSTHDGLLNDIGLGIIDQWLKLESDKQKADMRRLKPGESVTLP; encoded by the coding sequence ATGAAGCTCACGAAATTAAGACACGCGTGTGTTCGCCTGGAGAAAGGCGAATCGACCCTCGTCATCGATCCGGGATCCTTCAGCGAGGAAGCCGCGCTGGACGGCGCCGATGTCGTTCTCATCACCCACGAGCACTTCGACCACGTGGATTCCGACCGGCTGCGCACGGCGGCCGCGGCCAACCCGTCGCTGGAGATCTGGACCAACGAGAGCGTGGCCGCCCTGCTGACCGACGTCCCGGCGAAGATCCAGGTCGTACGGCACGGCGACGCCTTCGACACGGCGGGCTTCGGGGTGAAGGTCATCGGCGAGCGGCACGCCCCCGTCCATCCGGATATCCCGATCATCCGCAACACCGGCTTCCTGGTGGACGAGGAGGTCTTCTATCCGGGTGACGCGTTCACTCCTCCCGGTGTGGAGGTGCCCACGCTGCTGGTGCCGACCAACGCGCCGTGGATGAAGGGCCTGGAGATGATCGCCTATCTGCGCGAGGTCCGGCCCGCACGGGCTTTCTCCACACATGACGGACTGCTCAACGACATCGGCCTCGGAATCATCGACCAGTGGCTGAAGCTCGAGTCGGACAAGCAGAAGGCCGACATGCGCCGCCTCAAGCCGGGCGAGTCGGTCACGCTGCCCTAG
- a CDS encoding WXG100 family type VII secretion target codes for MTAEGLIAQTPAGPALLAIRDQAACDPAEIRAIATRWRNTANKIGTDTGTLNGAVKNVDDVWEGASANDFVKYMQKYNWAGQELHDALTNCATTLDTLATTLQETKTSITTIYDTLVTQVTTYLKKNPKATTANIETAVNTARTNAQDHLTAAATAMDTTASTLRRHLNDRAILFADINPPHKDPFTSPTKQHPLDWQKTPLPESVQTQLAGVQNGGDDPVLNGGGAGSGGYGPSGAPPGLTPPAAKPEVVAWIKEALTILRKNGVAVNPDDPATIDKIWTIIFHESGGNPEAINNWDSNAAAGIPSKGLMQTIDPTFQAHKQPGYGDIWNPVHNIMAGVRYTLSRYGSLDGHPGIASINNGGGYRPY; via the coding sequence ATGACCGCTGAGGGCCTCATCGCTCAGACCCCCGCCGGGCCCGCGCTCCTGGCGATCCGCGACCAGGCCGCGTGCGACCCAGCGGAGATCCGCGCCATCGCCACCCGCTGGCGAAACACCGCAAACAAGATCGGCACCGACACCGGCACCCTCAACGGCGCCGTCAAAAACGTCGACGACGTCTGGGAAGGCGCCTCCGCCAACGACTTCGTCAAATACATGCAGAAATACAACTGGGCCGGCCAAGAACTCCACGACGCGCTCACCAACTGCGCCACCACCCTCGACACCCTGGCCACCACCCTCCAGGAAACAAAAACCTCGATCACCACCATCTACGACACCCTCGTCACCCAAGTAACCACCTACCTCAAGAAAAACCCCAAAGCCACCACCGCCAACATCGAAACAGCGGTCAACACCGCCCGCACCAACGCCCAAGACCACCTCACCGCCGCCGCCACCGCGATGGACACCACCGCAAGCACCCTCCGCAGACACCTCAACGACAGAGCGATCCTCTTCGCCGACATCAACCCACCCCACAAAGACCCCTTCACCTCCCCCACCAAGCAACACCCCCTCGACTGGCAGAAAACCCCCCTGCCCGAGTCGGTGCAAACACAGCTCGCCGGCGTTCAGAACGGAGGCGACGACCCCGTCCTGAACGGTGGAGGCGCGGGCTCAGGTGGATACGGGCCCAGCGGCGCTCCTCCCGGTCTGACTCCCCCCGCCGCCAAACCCGAGGTCGTGGCGTGGATCAAGGAAGCGCTCACGATCCTGCGGAAGAACGGCGTGGCCGTGAATCCTGACGACCCGGCGACCATCGACAAGATCTGGACGATCATCTTCCACGAGTCGGGCGGCAACCCGGAGGCGATCAACAACTGGGACTCCAACGCCGCCGCCGGCATCCCGTCCAAGGGACTCATGCAGACGATCGACCCCACGTTCCAGGCGCACAAGCAGCCGGGCTACGGCGACATCTGGAACCCCGTGCACAACATCATGGCCGGCGTCCGCTACACCCTCAGTCGTTACGGCTCCCTGGACGGCCACCCCGGCATCGCGTCCATCAACAACGGGGGCGGATACAGACCGTACTGA
- the eccCa gene encoding type VII secretion protein EccCa produces the protein MSIVVVRRPERRPPPKPPRGEILLESPPEVPEVQPQGFTAVLTYLPMLAGGASMGLMFTAGGNSNPIMYVASGMFALSMLGMSLGQLGRQSGERRNQLNSLRRDYFRYLSQIRKRVRRAAVQQRTALEWGAPAPDTLWWVAMSQRLWERRSRDDDFGTVRLGTGVQKLAIQLIPPDSKPVEDLDALSSGALRRFVRAHSTVSKLPVAVALQSFARIQLTGDPMAVRDLVRAMVAQMAVFHSPDDMRVMVCAGEEWMAQWDWVKWLPHALHPEETDAAGQVRLMTDNLAQLDQLLGPELKERARFKPGSSDALPYYVLILDRGHVPHDSQLGADAIAGVTVIDLSGSAGRVEEKNTLRLDIRPEGFFMVKIDHTGKESSTRLGDPDRLDFLRAEGLARQLAPLRASTGRGGGEAQDALAANTSLTDLLGVGDPARLDPAVTWRPRAGRNRLRVPIGLGSDGRMVELDIKESAQGGMGPHGLVIGATGSGKSELLRTLVLGLAITHSSEILNFVLVDFKGGATFLGLDTLSHVSAVITNLEDELPLVDRMYDALHGEMVRRQELLRAAGNYASLRDYERAREQGADLRPMPTLFVVIDEFSELLSAKPEFIELFVMIGRLGRSLGVHLLLASQRLEEGRLRGLDTHLSYRVGLRTFSAMESRVVLGVADAYELPSAPGNGYLKFDTTGMTRFKAAYVSGAYQADPRHATASTGEGASPQVMEYGPAFVPVPVAETPSKELASSESGPADRNSASLLDVVVGRLNEQGPPAHRIWLPPLGKSPALSQLLPPLSVTPELGLTTTGWAGRGRLHAIVGIVDKPFEQRSDPFWLDVSGAAGHVGVAGGTQSGKSTVLRTLITSMALMHTPREVQFYCLDFGGGALASLEGLPHVGGVASRLDGDRARRTVAEIATLLQQRERFFAEQGIDSITTYRRQLADGTIEGDGWGDVFLVVDGWLTVRQEFETLEPVITDLAARGLGYGIHVVAATNKWSEFRPGIRDLFGTRVELKLGDAYESDINRKASLAVPEGTPGRGLTKEGLHFLSALPRIDGVRDAEDLQVGVRALVQAVREAWTGPSAPAVRLLPAVLAAETLPDVAQTGPSRIPIGIDEATLSPIMLDFDIDPHFVVVGDTESGKSNLLRLITEGLVARRTPQEAMMIVVDYRRSLLDSAATEHRIGYAASGTAAAGLINDARAALLKRLPPADLTPDQLRARNWWQGSDLYIVVDDYDLVATSSNPLLPLAELLPQARDIGLHLILSRAMGGIGRAMFDPVIQRIKEMASPAVVLSGNKDEGFVFGNVRPHPLPAGRGYFVDRKSGVRLGQTAFLPPPETG, from the coding sequence GTGAGCATCGTCGTCGTACGGCGCCCCGAACGCCGTCCCCCGCCCAAGCCCCCGCGCGGCGAGATCCTGCTCGAGTCTCCCCCTGAGGTTCCGGAGGTCCAGCCTCAGGGCTTCACCGCGGTGCTCACCTACCTGCCGATGCTGGCGGGCGGCGCCTCGATGGGCCTGATGTTCACCGCCGGCGGCAACAGCAACCCGATCATGTACGTGGCGAGCGGCATGTTCGCCCTGTCCATGCTGGGGATGAGCCTGGGCCAGCTGGGCCGCCAGTCCGGAGAGCGCAGGAACCAGCTCAACAGCCTGCGCCGCGACTACTTCCGCTATCTCTCGCAGATCCGCAAAAGGGTGCGGAGAGCGGCCGTGCAGCAGCGGACGGCCCTCGAATGGGGCGCTCCGGCCCCGGACACCCTGTGGTGGGTCGCCATGAGCCAGCGCCTGTGGGAGCGGCGGAGCCGCGACGACGACTTCGGCACCGTACGGCTCGGCACCGGTGTGCAGAAACTCGCCATCCAGCTGATCCCGCCCGACTCCAAGCCGGTCGAGGATCTCGACGCCCTGTCGTCCGGCGCGCTGCGCAGGTTCGTCCGGGCGCACTCGACCGTCTCCAAACTGCCGGTCGCCGTGGCCCTGCAGTCCTTCGCACGGATCCAGCTGACCGGCGATCCGATGGCCGTACGCGACCTCGTGCGGGCGATGGTCGCCCAGATGGCGGTGTTCCACTCCCCGGACGACATGCGGGTCATGGTGTGCGCGGGCGAGGAGTGGATGGCCCAGTGGGACTGGGTCAAGTGGCTGCCTCACGCGCTGCATCCCGAGGAGACCGACGCCGCCGGCCAGGTTCGGCTCATGACCGACAACCTCGCCCAGCTCGACCAGCTACTCGGCCCGGAACTGAAGGAACGCGCGCGTTTCAAGCCGGGTTCCTCCGACGCCCTGCCGTACTACGTGCTGATTCTCGACCGCGGGCACGTGCCGCACGACTCCCAGCTCGGCGCCGACGCCATCGCGGGCGTGACCGTGATCGACCTGTCCGGATCGGCAGGACGGGTCGAGGAGAAGAACACCCTGCGGCTGGACATCCGGCCGGAGGGCTTCTTCATGGTCAAAATCGACCACACGGGCAAGGAGAGCTCGACCCGCCTCGGCGATCCCGACCGGCTGGACTTCCTCCGCGCCGAGGGCCTGGCCCGGCAGCTTGCTCCCCTGCGTGCCTCCACCGGCAGGGGCGGCGGGGAGGCGCAGGACGCGCTCGCGGCGAACACCTCGCTGACCGACCTGCTCGGGGTCGGCGACCCCGCCCGGCTCGACCCGGCGGTGACGTGGCGACCGAGGGCCGGTCGCAACCGGCTGCGGGTGCCCATCGGGCTCGGCTCCGACGGCCGCATGGTCGAACTCGACATCAAGGAGTCCGCGCAAGGTGGGATGGGACCGCACGGCCTGGTCATCGGTGCCACCGGCTCGGGCAAGAGCGAGCTGCTGCGGACCCTGGTGCTCGGCCTGGCGATCACCCACTCGTCGGAGATCCTGAACTTCGTCCTGGTCGACTTCAAGGGTGGCGCCACCTTCCTCGGCCTCGACACCCTGTCCCACGTCTCGGCGGTCATCACCAACCTGGAGGACGAGCTTCCTCTCGTCGACCGCATGTACGACGCCCTGCACGGTGAGATGGTCCGCCGCCAGGAGCTGCTGCGCGCCGCCGGCAACTACGCCTCCCTGCGCGACTACGAGCGCGCCCGCGAGCAGGGTGCCGACCTGCGGCCGATGCCCACGCTGTTCGTCGTCATCGACGAGTTCAGCGAGCTGCTCTCGGCCAAGCCGGAGTTCATCGAGTTGTTCGTGATGATCGGACGACTCGGCCGCTCCCTCGGCGTTCACCTGCTCCTGGCCTCCCAGCGCCTGGAGGAGGGACGGTTGCGCGGCCTGGACACCCACCTGTCCTATCGGGTCGGCCTGCGCACGTTCTCCGCGATGGAGAGCCGGGTCGTGCTCGGTGTCGCCGACGCCTACGAGCTGCCGTCCGCCCCGGGAAACGGCTACCTCAAGTTCGACACCACGGGAATGACCCGGTTCAAGGCCGCCTACGTCTCCGGGGCCTACCAGGCGGACCCGCGCCACGCGACCGCGTCGACCGGGGAGGGCGCTTCCCCGCAGGTCATGGAGTACGGCCCGGCGTTCGTCCCCGTACCCGTCGCCGAGACACCCTCGAAGGAGCTGGCCTCGTCGGAGAGCGGCCCGGCGGACCGGAACTCGGCCAGCCTGCTGGACGTCGTGGTCGGACGGCTGAACGAGCAGGGGCCGCCCGCCCACCGGATCTGGCTGCCCCCGCTCGGCAAGTCCCCGGCTCTCTCCCAGCTCCTTCCGCCGCTGTCGGTGACACCGGAACTCGGCCTCACCACGACCGGCTGGGCGGGCAGGGGCCGGCTGCACGCCATCGTGGGAATCGTCGACAAGCCGTTCGAGCAGCGCAGTGACCCGTTCTGGCTGGACGTGTCGGGCGCGGCCGGCCATGTCGGCGTCGCCGGTGGAACGCAGAGCGGCAAGAGCACGGTGCTGCGCACGCTGATCACCAGCATGGCGCTCATGCACACCCCTCGCGAGGTGCAGTTCTACTGCCTGGACTTCGGCGGCGGCGCGCTCGCCTCACTGGAGGGCCTGCCCCACGTGGGCGGGGTCGCCAGCCGCCTCGACGGTGACCGTGCCCGCCGTACGGTCGCCGAGATCGCCACCCTCCTCCAGCAGCGGGAACGATTCTTCGCCGAGCAGGGCATCGACTCGATCACCACCTACCGGCGGCAGCTCGCCGACGGGACGATCGAGGGCGACGGCTGGGGCGATGTCTTCCTCGTGGTCGACGGCTGGCTGACCGTCCGGCAGGAGTTCGAGACGCTCGAACCCGTGATCACCGACCTGGCCGCGCGTGGCCTCGGATACGGCATCCACGTCGTGGCCGCCACCAACAAGTGGTCGGAGTTCCGTCCGGGCATCCGTGATCTGTTCGGCACCCGGGTGGAGCTCAAGCTCGGTGACGCCTACGAGTCCGACATCAACCGCAAGGCATCTCTGGCCGTGCCCGAGGGGACGCCCGGACGAGGGCTCACCAAGGAGGGCCTGCACTTCCTGTCCGCGCTCCCCCGGATCGACGGGGTCAGGGACGCCGAGGACCTCCAGGTCGGCGTGCGCGCGCTCGTCCAGGCCGTCAGGGAGGCCTGGACCGGACCCTCCGCCCCCGCCGTACGGCTGCTGCCGGCGGTCCTGGCCGCCGAGACCCTTCCCGACGTCGCGCAGACCGGACCGAGCCGGATTCCCATCGGCATCGACGAGGCCACCCTCTCGCCCATCATGCTCGACTTCGACATCGACCCGCACTTCGTCGTGGTGGGCGACACCGAGAGCGGGAAGTCCAACCTGCTGCGGCTCATCACCGAGGGGCTGGTCGCCCGGCGCACGCCGCAGGAGGCCATGATGATCGTGGTCGACTACCGGCGGTCGTTGCTGGACTCCGCCGCCACCGAGCACCGCATCGGCTACGCCGCCTCCGGCACCGCGGCGGCCGGCCTGATCAACGATGCGCGCGCCGCGCTGCTCAAGCGACTGCCCCCGGCTGATCTCACGCCCGACCAGCTACGCGCCAGGAACTGGTGGCAGGGTTCGGACCTCTACATCGTCGTGGACGACTACGACCTCGTGGCGACCTCGTCGAACCCCCTGCTGCCACTGGCCGAGTTGCTGCCCCAGGCCCGTGACATCGGGCTGCACCTGATCCTGTCACGCGCGATGGGCGGCATCGGCCGGGCGATGTTCGACCCGGTCATCCAGCGGATCAAGGAAATGGCCAGCCCCGCCGTCGTCCTGTCCGGCAACAAGGACGAGGGCTTCGTGTTCGGCAACGTACGCCCTCACCCGCTCCCCGCCGGCCGCGGCTACTTCGTCGACAGGAAGTCCGGCGTCCGCCTCGGCCAGACCGCCTTCCTCCCGCCCCCGGAGACCGGCTGA
- the eccD gene encoding type VII secretion integral membrane protein EccD, which translates to MVRSLAQPPSQGPGPQGALAQVALPLSPLCHVTIVGPRRKADLTVPADIPLPHVMPSLLRAMGEVGGDFASGPGWVLQRIGGPPLDLGQSLGSLGVLDGEVLHLRPSEVMLPPVLFDDVADVVATEVEEGSSKWTPKHTRLLGMNAAVMLLVTGVVILATVGPPWTVPAVLSGVLAVLLLVAGAALSRAVGDSGAGTLIGYVALPYGFLAGLLIPASDESVFGLGAPHLLSGFAFTAFVATVGVIAIADGVPGFLGTAVASTVGAVCAASVMVFEAPPAGVAALAVTILLAFSPLIPTLSFRLARVPMPSMPVNAEELRADNQRIDSSSIRERAAYAQRYVTGLVAGMGMVTLGTQAYLVRDSGWVTTAIQLTLSLTLILRVRVFHGFGQRLWLMIAGIAGIVMFAISQAVDSGGVVAIAVVVGLLWVAAIPVGMGLWLPKGKPSPFWGRAGDIVEALLIVTLFPLALGVLGVYTWMRGLAG; encoded by the coding sequence ATGGTGAGGTCGCTGGCTCAGCCGCCCTCTCAGGGGCCGGGACCGCAGGGCGCGCTGGCCCAGGTCGCGTTGCCGCTGTCCCCGCTGTGTCACGTCACGATCGTGGGGCCTCGGAGGAAAGCCGACCTGACGGTGCCCGCGGACATCCCGCTGCCTCACGTGATGCCGAGCCTGTTGCGCGCGATGGGCGAGGTCGGAGGCGACTTCGCGTCGGGCCCCGGATGGGTGCTCCAGCGGATCGGTGGTCCTCCGCTCGATCTCGGCCAGAGCCTGGGATCGCTGGGCGTGCTCGACGGCGAGGTGCTCCACCTGCGGCCGAGCGAGGTCATGCTGCCCCCGGTCCTGTTCGACGACGTGGCCGACGTGGTCGCGACGGAGGTGGAGGAGGGCTCCAGCAAATGGACCCCGAAACACACCCGCCTGCTGGGGATGAACGCCGCGGTCATGCTGCTCGTCACCGGGGTGGTGATCCTGGCGACGGTGGGTCCGCCGTGGACGGTTCCCGCCGTGCTCTCGGGGGTGCTCGCCGTGCTGCTGCTCGTCGCGGGTGCCGCGCTGTCCCGGGCCGTGGGTGACTCCGGCGCGGGCACTCTGATCGGTTATGTGGCGCTGCCGTACGGCTTCCTCGCCGGGCTTCTCATCCCGGCGAGCGACGAGAGCGTGTTCGGGCTCGGCGCGCCGCACCTGCTCTCCGGGTTCGCCTTCACGGCCTTCGTGGCCACGGTCGGGGTGATAGCGATCGCCGACGGTGTGCCGGGTTTTCTCGGCACCGCCGTCGCCTCGACGGTCGGAGCGGTGTGCGCCGCCTCCGTGATGGTGTTCGAGGCTCCCCCCGCGGGAGTCGCCGCGCTGGCCGTCACGATCCTGCTGGCCTTCAGCCCGCTGATCCCGACGCTGTCGTTCCGGCTCGCCCGCGTGCCGATGCCCTCGATGCCCGTCAACGCCGAGGAACTGCGGGCCGACAACCAGCGGATCGACAGCTCGTCGATCCGGGAGCGCGCCGCCTACGCGCAGCGCTACGTGACCGGCCTGGTCGCGGGAATGGGAATGGTGACGCTGGGCACCCAGGCGTACCTCGTGCGGGACAGCGGCTGGGTCACCACGGCCATCCAGCTCACGCTGTCGCTGACGCTCATCCTGAGGGTCCGCGTCTTCCACGGGTTCGGCCAGCGGCTCTGGCTGATGATCGCGGGCATCGCCGGGATCGTCATGTTCGCGATCTCCCAGGCCGTGGACTCGGGCGGCGTCGTGGCGATCGCCGTGGTGGTAGGGCTGCTGTGGGTCGCGGCGATCCCGGTGGGCATGGGCCTGTGGTTGCCGAAGGGGAAACCGTCGCCGTTCTGGGGCCGGGCCGGGGACATCGTCGAGGCCCTGCTGATCGTCACACTGTTCCCGCTCGCCCTCGGCGTGCTGGGCGTCTACACCTGGATGCGCGGCCTGGCGGGGTGA
- a CDS encoding YbaB/EbfC family nucleoid-associated protein: MESSDPEFRLEDLDQIVRDSERSQRDLTAAMTDLREITGSGESRSGLVSARVGADGRVTGVKIASRGMRLDSDSLSEEVLEAVQAAQDDQERQARELVALPLGGEDVIKTVQRRFGEIQDSFSAEMGERIARLERMKHRDHWER, encoded by the coding sequence ATGGAATCCAGTGATCCAGAGTTCCGTCTAGAGGACCTCGACCAGATCGTGCGGGACAGCGAGCGCTCCCAGCGCGACCTCACCGCGGCGATGACCGATCTCCGTGAGATCACCGGGTCGGGCGAGAGCCGCAGCGGTCTGGTCTCGGCACGGGTCGGCGCCGACGGCCGAGTGACCGGTGTGAAGATCGCCTCCCGTGGGATGCGGCTGGACAGCGACTCACTGTCCGAGGAGGTACTGGAGGCGGTCCAGGCCGCACAGGACGACCAGGAACGTCAGGCGCGGGAGCTGGTGGCCCTCCCGCTCGGCGGGGAGGACGTGATCAAGACGGTCCAGCGTCGGTTCGGGGAGATCCAGGATTCCTTCTCCGCGGAGATGGGCGAGCGGATCGCCAGGCTGGAGCGGATGAAGCACCGCGACCACTGGGAGCGGTGA
- a CDS encoding YbaB/EbfC family nucleoid-associated protein codes for MEETDELLAYMEQLTKATAQMEAAVEEWSTREFTGSADEGRIVATVDAVGSLLRLDIGALSKRRLDGVTLGDAVVVAVHAAEAAAASAKDEMMHGLRVGDGPNIGELLSDAERTFKDRAGFPA; via the coding sequence GTGGAAGAGACCGATGAGCTGCTCGCCTATATGGAACAGCTGACCAAGGCGACGGCACAGATGGAAGCGGCCGTCGAGGAGTGGAGCACCCGGGAGTTCACCGGCAGCGCCGACGAGGGCAGGATCGTCGCGACGGTCGACGCGGTCGGCTCACTCCTCCGGCTGGACATCGGTGCGCTCAGCAAACGGAGGCTCGACGGCGTCACCCTCGGTGACGCCGTCGTCGTGGCGGTTCACGCCGCCGAGGCCGCGGCCGCGAGCGCCAAGGACGAGATGATGCACGGGCTGCGCGTGGGCGACGGTCCGAACATCGGCGAGCTCCTCAGCGACGCCGAGCGCACGTTCAAGGACCGCGCGGGCTTCCCCGCCTAG
- a CDS encoding YbaB/EbfC family nucleoid-associated protein codes for MNPNRQIAAFGSGKEGAVPELLREVNGWLDGFTGALRELNEQEVEGRDADGQVLAKVTGSGRLLAVTVDPRVMHALDHVALGEAVCQAIQEARAAAATAMTETIADLTGQPTGDPSDVRTPDDPLAPYIQALLGKE; via the coding sequence TTGAATCCGAACAGGCAGATCGCCGCCTTCGGCTCCGGCAAAGAGGGCGCCGTGCCGGAGTTGCTGCGTGAGGTCAACGGCTGGCTCGACGGTTTCACCGGTGCGCTTCGCGAGCTGAACGAGCAGGAGGTGGAGGGGCGCGACGCCGACGGCCAGGTCCTGGCGAAGGTGACGGGTTCCGGGAGACTTCTCGCCGTCACCGTCGACCCGCGGGTGATGCACGCTCTCGACCATGTGGCGCTGGGCGAGGCCGTGTGCCAGGCGATCCAGGAGGCACGGGCGGCGGCGGCAACGGCGATGACGGAGACGATCGCGGATCTGACCGGCCAGCCGACGGGGGATCCGAGTGACGTGCGGACGCCCGACGATCCGCTGGCACCGTACATCCAGGCACTGCTCGGAAAGGAATGA
- a CDS encoding YbaB/EbfC family nucleoid-associated protein: MDGFGDFANIDIDKLLNGADGQFARMEELQKSMAVLVGRAEDEAGLVKAAYGSEGLSELELHPKALRLSAGELAETIKAVVHDATQDLQTQISKTMGEVFGEEDNPMKYLDDPDAALNQIKDAEAAYNRTFEDVMGELDRIRRSLDL, translated from the coding sequence ATGGACGGATTCGGGGACTTCGCGAACATAGATATTGACAAGCTCCTGAACGGGGCCGACGGGCAGTTCGCCCGCATGGAAGAGCTGCAGAAGAGCATGGCCGTGCTGGTCGGGCGCGCGGAGGACGAAGCCGGCCTGGTGAAGGCGGCGTACGGAAGCGAAGGGCTGAGCGAGCTCGAACTCCACCCCAAGGCACTGCGACTGAGCGCGGGAGAGCTGGCCGAGACGATCAAGGCGGTTGTCCACGACGCCACCCAGGACCTGCAGACGCAGATCAGCAAGACCATGGGTGAGGTGTTCGGGGAGGAGGACAACCCGATGAAGTACCTCGACGACCCGGACGCGGCGCTGAACCAGATCAAGGACGCGGAGGCCGCCTACAACCGGACGTTCGAAGATGTCATGGGCGAACTCGACCGTATTCGCCGTAGCCTGGACCTCTAG
- a CDS encoding WXG100 family type VII secretion target — protein sequence MAEPTSGGAGGVDYDGEVIARAAARVLDASQQIEGMRQRVAIHADELLDKGPEGGWKGGAAGKYRIAMERWSQKAASVRMDLERIADNMDLNAKNYNSMTADVDAGMNRVDALINSAIK from the coding sequence ATGGCAGAACCAACAAGTGGTGGCGCCGGCGGCGTTGATTACGACGGTGAAGTAATCGCCCGCGCGGCCGCGCGCGTCCTCGATGCCTCTCAGCAAATCGAAGGCATGCGTCAGAGGGTCGCAATCCATGCGGACGAACTGCTCGACAAGGGCCCAGAAGGTGGATGGAAGGGAGGCGCCGCCGGGAAGTACAGGATCGCGATGGAGCGCTGGAGTCAAAAGGCAGCATCCGTCCGGATGGACCTGGAAAGGATCGCTGACAATATGGACCTCAATGCCAAGAATTATAACAGTATGACTGCGGACGTCGATGCCGGTATGAACAGGGTCGACGCACTCATCAACAGCGCCATTAAGTAA
- a CDS encoding WXG100 family type VII secretion target gives MNYALMEQHQFNLLKVVTEMDRITDELYTDITNMMSGVWAGDAQAEFESHRVMWDKTEKEMGALLHAAAEAVGIANANYQQAERDNMRIWADPTR, from the coding sequence GTGAACTATGCGCTCATGGAGCAGCACCAGTTCAATCTTCTCAAGGTCGTCACGGAAATGGACAGGATCACCGACGAGCTTTACACCGATATCACTAATATGATGTCTGGGGTCTGGGCGGGTGACGCGCAGGCAGAGTTCGAGAGTCACCGAGTGATGTGGGACAAGACCGAGAAGGAGATGGGAGCCCTTCTTCATGCGGCTGCGGAGGCAGTCGGGATCGCCAATGCGAACTACCAGCAGGCCGAGAGGGACAACATGCGGATCTGGGCAGATCCCACGAGGTAG
- a CDS encoding type VII secretion target, with protein sequence MSYPHGSEGRAASTPDFIAADGKVENLGAQVGGYAPSVGSLAKKTGAIQTEFPHFGVVGLRANLAHNDARADAVRALNAGKAVLESWKDALTQTEKNYQAADKNAAATVEKNTEYADGKNNKKDLGGGSDPAGSNGAGSPGIPPFPTSNLENSKFPDPNVDTSKFPDPNLDTSKFPDSNVDAPKFPDPDLKTPEFPDPDTKTPQMPDMPKPDDLANGPGSNIPGFDRNAIEDSLSNKNGAGLGGGDLGLPDPRQTDLSAYNPPNLPNAPNTLNLPNVPTSQSNIPDLRPSLGDQTGADMSTRAGGSSGGSPGPAGPALTRAAGVNGMNGMPFMPPMMGGGSPPGGEQQNKDGSNIALSEDESVWDGDEDISPAVLGREA encoded by the coding sequence ATGAGCTATCCGCACGGGTCTGAGGGCAGGGCGGCATCGACCCCGGATTTCATCGCCGCCGACGGCAAGGTGGAAAACCTGGGGGCACAGGTCGGAGGATACGCTCCGAGTGTGGGATCTCTCGCGAAAAAGACCGGTGCGATCCAGACAGAGTTTCCCCACTTTGGCGTTGTGGGTTTGAGGGCGAACCTGGCCCACAATGACGCTCGTGCCGATGCCGTAAGAGCGCTTAACGCGGGCAAGGCCGTGCTGGAGTCATGGAAGGACGCTCTCACCCAGACGGAGAAGAACTACCAGGCGGCTGATAAGAATGCCGCGGCAACGGTCGAGAAAAACACCGAATACGCCGATGGCAAGAACAACAAAAAGGACCTGGGCGGTGGTTCGGATCCGGCTGGGTCGAACGGCGCTGGGTCGCCGGGCATTCCACCGTTCCCCACCTCGAATCTAGAGAATTCCAAGTTCCCGGACCCGAATGTGGACACCTCCAAGTTCCCGGACCCGAATCTGGACACCTCCAAGTTCCCGGACTCGAATGTGGACGCTCCAAAGTTTCCGGACCCGGATCTGAAGACCCCGGAGTTCCCTGACCCGGACACGAAAACCCCTCAGATGCCCGACATGCCGAAGCCGGACGACCTGGCGAACGGCCCTGGATCGAACATCCCGGGGTTCGATCGGAACGCGATCGAGGACAGCCTGTCCAATAAAAACGGGGCCGGCCTCGGAGGCGGAGACCTCGGTCTGCCGGACCCGCGACAGACGGACCTCTCGGCTTACAATCCGCCCAATCTCCCTAATGCTCCTAATACGCTTAACCTGCCCAATGTTCCGACGTCGCAGTCGAATATCCCGGATCTGAGGCCGTCCCTGGGCGATCAAACGGGGGCGGACATGTCGACCCGCGCCGGAGGCTCCTCGGGCGGATCGCCGGGCCCCGCGGGCCCCGCGCTGACCCGGGCCGCCGGTGTGAACGGCATGAACGGCATGCCCTTCATGCCGCCGATGATGGGCGGCGGCAGCCCTCCCGGTGGTGAGCAGCAGAACAAAGACGGTTCGAATATCGCCCTGTCCGAGGACGAAAGTGTATGGGACGGCGATGAGGATATCTCCCCCGCCGTGCTCGGGCGGGAAGCGTGA